ATTTTTAGTAAACTCAAGTTAAAAAGCGAACGTAACTCAGTAATACCATACTGTTACCATATTCACCatattgtcataaaaaaaaaacaaggacaAGCTTGAAAGctgtttaaaacaattataatatctaatacCGAAAAAAATGGAAGACTCTCTTGGTTCAACTATAGAAAAAATCAAACAACAAGAACAAAACAAAGAGGCAAAACTTAAAGAAAAACGAGAAAGTATGTACTGAATTTCAAAAgatttagtatataattaattctttattttaattatttttgtcaaaaatttGCCAGTCGATACTTTTGTAATTTCCTTAAGAAGAGAAATCCGTGAATGTTATTCTCAAGCTGAAATATATCAGCAAATGCAAGATACgctttttaaaaacattgcCACGCTGCGTACACaagtaatattagaaaaaatacgCCGAGAATCTTTAACCACTCAGTTACACGTACTCAATAAAGAGTTAGAGGATTTACGAGTTAAATCGGTACGTTTTCTTTTAGTTAAGAAgctaaataatttgaaataaatcgtTTTTAAGTAGAAGTGATTGATTTGATACGTGAGATAGTCAACCTGAAACTAAACTTTCCGAAgaggttacttttttaaatctttcaatcatttataattgtaaatactcAATATGCTAATTTACTGCTAGAGCTTTCTCGTTTATGTATCCTTATACTATCTGCGTCAGCGCAACTAATTACTCTTAATAATTTTCGTGTCGATCaacttaaatattgtaatattttcatctttatgtaaatattcaatgatgttgtagtaaacagatatgttattaacgcgcaaaaagtgaagactagaaaacgtcctaattgggacgtttgcctttagttgttttacgtagtaatacatcacaattacgtagtaatacgttttgcgtaattaaaacatctagttatcccttttacttattgtttttatcaagctatcctttttacttttaacgaaatgtaaaaataaattaaagtaaacggtccccggcgcggcacacttttttctgttgtttagtatggatataacatatctttttattagaatatcattgtgaaTATTAGATATATACATTCTATACTTTTATGTAGTGTACATAACTTCTAACTTATTTATGCTTAGATTGAAGGTATTTCTAAGGTGTGGGAACAACGATCTTCTTTATGTGAGAAAATTCACACCACTACTGAAAACTATGATGTTTGGGCCTTACTTATTAAACCGACTTGTTTAGAATTGAGCTATCTCaataaatcttttgtaaaaCAAGAAGAAAATAATCTAATGTTAGATAATGAAATTCGATTACAAGAAGCGGTCGCGAAACGGGATATGGCTTTAAAAGAGCGTGATCGACTAAAAGCTGAACCAGACAATGGTGAAGAGTTTCTACGGTAAAATCCAAATccaaaaaatttactaattcaaaaattttactgttaatgacgtatttgtaaataatttatttttattttatttctatccaGGATAAAAAACGCACTACGTTATTCACTAGAAAAAATTGATCAACTTACtaagtaaattttgtttttattcaatatttttataataatgaatgtaCATAGTTTCAAGAAAAACGTTGTCATtgccaattaaatatttcaatttatttttattctttaactaTATTATCAGCTGTTAAGCTGTCAAAATAGTCAAGAATTATTCCAAATGCTAATGCCACTGCCAGTAATTCTCATTTGTTAAATGGTAATggatataatttcataaatacaaGACAGGATCAGGTCTTGAAATACCTTGAAATCAATCAACATGAGTAAGAATCTTGGTCTTTTAAGGTACTACGAAAATGTTATAATGTCACAATATTTCATACACTATACACACTAgtgttattttgtaataattaaaatttaaaaataaagaaaaaaaacatttattgtttggatcaaacttttttaatgaaatcgGAAATCAAgtattaattctttaaatactaatttcagtttatataatatattgtctgAATGATTAATACTCAATGACATAGTAACTAGTGGAGAGACAGAGTATTACCTACGTAAATATTGAAACCTTATTAAGATAAATACAGAACCAAACGAGTAACGATTGAAAGAAATGACGATTGatgaataattacataataataaccaATATTTGTAGGGCTACTAAGGGCGCTAAGTTTtttaactttacattaatttttcagATATTTCATCAGACAAAAGAGATTACACAGATTATACAGCACTGAACTAAAAGAAAATGAACCTATTAAGTTTTCTACAAGCGGTGCTGCAAAAAAAAATGTGCAATCAGTATTTAGAAAAAACACCCCCGATAGTATGCCTTGGTATCAGCCGTTCAGTGTGGTAGGAAGTGTTGctgtatttcttatttatttctgCATACTTAGAGAAGAAAATGATATGGAccttgaatttaacaaaacactCTATGATAGAATACAAGGCTTAGAAAAGGAACAGTTGCTACAAAGTTATAGATTTAACAAGGAACATGGAAAAAGTGTAGAAGACATTGAAAAAAGATTAAAAGAATTAGAAGAAGAAGCAAAGAttgcaatataatttaagatatatGTCAACTTAGTAggtgaagtaaaataaaatctaagttATTATAAACttcttgtaatttatttcatctaCTAGAGGCCCCTATGATTGAAtgaatcataaaatttatatgattacacaatattataatatgattaattcgTGTATGTTCCATCTACTTGGTTGAATTACCCTTTTAATTAACATCTTAGGCACTTCACTAAATGGTACTGTTTAACCAGTTTAGTGAATGATACAGATCAACATGTCTTCCATGCATCAATCAGGActcttgttaataaaaatatattatattgaaattttagaTTAGAACctaattatagattttattaaaggTTTGAACATCATAAATACCCTTAGTAGTTACAGTAGCAACTGCAGCAAAAAAAAGATTGTACTTAGAATTCTAATGCAAGACTGGGGAAACACAGTGGTATATATGGTAGGCCTCTGATTACAGAAATGTTTGCCAGAAGGCTCAGATTCATACATTTGATTTTGCAAAATTGTCATAGAACTGATTATGTAATGTTAATTTTGCCAATATTTGAGGAGCAGAGTATTGTGCACTACGCATTTTATTGATGTTCAATTAAGCTAGTTGAATATGACATTCAGATATTAAAGTATGATCTCTATAACTATATCAGTAATCTTAACTTTTACCATtgcaataaataatcatttgtaGGGGTTGATATTCAGGATCAGACAGTTAAAAccatttttattctaattatatttattaacaccaAAGTATTTCATTACACAATTATCGATAAGTGCATCTATCAAATTACTTAAACACAGGTTACCTTTCATGTGGTTACAATATTGCCTATTCTACAACCTAGACATACCACAAGTCACTAAAATACAGGCTATGTTGCTGTACAAGACAGTAAGAAATGATGAGCAACTCTGTGCATGATGACAAGGAAAATTAcaatatgaaatgtatttaaatttagctACATATCTTGTACACACAATATAGATAAACTTACAGAAtaagaacatatttataaaaaaaaattcagttcTGCTGTCtccttacattaaattattgattacgatgttaataagataaaaaagaaatgcGAGACAATCAATATTAAGAGTTATAGAATTAACATCTATtcgaattacaaataatttatgattaggtacactaaaattaatttatgcacGTTCGCCTCGAATCCGTCTTGCCAGCTGGATATCTTTAGGCATAATAGTGACACGCTTGGCGTGTATAGCGCACAAGTTAGTGTCTTCAAACAGACCCACCAAGTAGGCCTCGCTCGCCTCCTGAAAAAGTATTAAAGAaagttacatattatacatataagtaaaataaaacaacaatttttaagACACTATATAGTCATCATATTTAAACCATTTTGAGTCAACCCACCTGCAAAGCGCCAATAGCGGCAGACTGGAACCGAAGGTCAGTTTTGAAATCTTGTGCGATTTCTCTCACAAGTCGCTGGAAAGGCAGCTTACGAATCAACAACTCCGTAGACTTCTGGTAACGACGAATTTCTCGGAGAGCTACGGTACCTGGGCGGTAACGATGGGGTTTCTTGACACCACCAGTGCTAGGCGCCGATTTACGTGCGGCTTTTGTAGCCAATTGTTTACGAGGAGCTTTACCTCCTGTAGATTTACGGGCTGTTTGCTTGGTACGAGCCATTATTCACTGTAATCGAAgaaaaagcaaattaaaaaaaaacaataaacaagtgATGTTGCAAGAGTATGCACTGATTTTTAACTCGTccttattcaatattaatatgttttttcacTTATAATACTATGAAAAATACAAACCTTCGTTTAAAATCTTAcgaaaaacacaacttttatgACGAATAGTTAACAAagactaattttattaaaattttatcaaggAGCTCACAACAATGATCATATGCTCAATATCAGACAAAGATGGCGTCGAGAGAATGGCGGGCGAACACTGACGCCTTTTTTAAGCTTCTTGATTGGTCCGATATATTTACGATACTGTTATTTTATTGGTTGTAAAGTGTGGTCTGTTATTGGTCaaacatatcaatatttattttgtaaaactatCTTCTCATTGGTCAGAAATTTTTAGGTGTTGCTAGAttgaatatacaaattatattttgatatcattataataatttaatctatgTTAATGTATCTATCAGGTAACATTCTCGCTTAGATTTCAGCATTTTATAGATTACtatacagtaaatattattaatttttattgctatATAATAAAGACCcttaaactttataattcttttatagaaaaattaaatatatatcgttaTGGCATCGTATTACTGTTTTctcttataaacaatatttataactatttaaatgatcagcaataatattacaagattatacatatatgtatgtatttattaataattcgatttttaaatagaataaactgatcgtattatcaatataaaaatatcacatgAATATACTAAATACTCTCCTGTGTTCTCGAAACTATcacttttattaaacaaatatttataaaataaatcttttttgtgGGAAAATATTTAgatgacaaaaaaattaaaaactgaatAAACTTTTcacttatttattgttatatactgTAATTTGTTTGCCTTTATATATATCTTCTGTATGTGTGTAATGCATGTAACTAAACACCAAAACGGATGGCCCGgtttcgataaaaaaatttGTTCGTATTTGAGTGGGTTGAATCCGGTAGGTGGCTCTGTGATCGGGATGTGAAAACAATTCTTTCATTCCATATTCGTTCACTGGGATGAATTCTGGATaaccttatttatataagtttacgTTACTGTATGTTTGCTTTAAGAGTAAGTCATAATAATGAAATGAGCCAGTTGCTCATAGAGAGGCAGTCGATTTTCCTCAAACATTCGAGTATTTctggtttaaataaaattaaatacataggaAGTGAATCATTATGAATGCGAAAGATAAAATTCACAAGGCAAAAGGGATTAAACAAAAGtgcaattaaaaatgaaacaaattaaataatattatggtcatttattgcttataaatattaattgtaaatacaaatttatattacttatcacagtataaaaatagatttggTCATCTACGATTATTTCCCAGCcaccattaatatattttttattttaaaataatttagaaaacatGATTCTTGTATTCGAGAAGTTTGTTTTGTCATTAATAGCTACAGCTACATTTCGACAAGACTGTGCATGTACCGCTAACGAAACACtgacaagtttatttaatatgaacaaaaataattttgattatagaAATTtcccaaataatatttaaaaataatgctatGAGATATCTTAGTAATTGTTATACTTtagaataacatatattttagattaagCAAGACGGTCTGTGCTTGCgctgttttgtaaaatatactgAAAAGGAAAAACCATGAACATATATTCGAGAATTACTGAGATTACTATgatacatgcatattataaCAGAGAAAATAAGCTCTAATCTGACAGGgttatttcattgattttttatatgcagtctgtattcttatatatttaattagtatcaCCATGTTCAGTAAAATAGTAGTACTTCTTACCGGTTTCTGGTCACCGGTGCAACGGAAGTTTATTGTGAAAATGCGTTACAATCTTTAGATATACTATCTCTTCTCCTTTTCTGGCCtagaaatacttatattaataaaaacaaagtttaaagAGTCTTTACATTTAGTAGATTAGTATAGTTTTTGAGAATATTTGTAAGTCTACTACTATGATGGATGAGCATTACAATAGTCACTACTATTGTAATGATCATCCATCATAATAGTAAGTATAAATTTTCAGTGTACCAGTGCACCAGTcgaattcatttaatatatttaaatcaacataaaataacaataacattaaattgaagaaataacatttaagataatataatacCACTCAATAATATCTCTGGACATCAAATCTGACttttcgttttttaattcatatttcttGGCAATGAACATTTAGaggatatatatttaatctctTGCTGTTTGTTTAGAATTTGGATGTCGTAAGGCGGTATGTAAGTCTGCCCATACAGCCGCTACCCGCGCATGCGCTGTGCCCAATGTGCGCAATAGCTCAGGAAGTAATTCCAACGCTGAGAGAGCGTAGACTCGAGCTATCCGGGCCTCCTAGAAatcatgataaataaattagtgtcggttttttatggatatattttttatacatataattttgagAAATTTCAGttcctactttttttttaaattaatttaaatagatattgaAAGTATACACAATTAATTACATGTTCATAGAAATTTGAACTTAATATGCTAACATAAAAGAGTGTTACTGGCTCACCTCGACGGCGCAGCGCAGCGCGTACCGGTGGCGCGCACGAagcgcgcgcgcggcggcgcactgcggcgcggcggcggcggcggcggcgcgctcgGCGTGCAGGCCGCGCGTCAGCCGCGAGCACAGCTGCCGGTACGCGCCCACCGCGTCCAGAGCGAGCAACATGCCATCCATCGCCTCCTCCTCCGTCACTTCGAGCTGACTTTCGCCCTTTTCTATTGCTAGtctgaaaaatattgtttttttttttttatatacaagacAATATTATTTCAAGTTCATTATCAACTTCACATTAAAGCAACCTacccaatttttaatttattcacaatttaattctttttgctcaaattataaaaacaaaagaccgatggaaaaatatatgtattcttaTAATGAAATGTACTATTAGTTtcttaatataaacttaattctTTGTCATTAGAATagatcttttattaaatatttatatttaaaaaaaaaacgaactatATAAACACACTCACTCAGCCGCGGCTTTCATCGCATCTCTCATCCGGGACCACCTTGCTGTGTCCGCAACAGCTGGGGAAGAGAGCGCGTTCAATGCAGCGCCCAATTCCCTTATATCGGTACGCTCAGCATCGCACCGACCTTCGACTATTTGTtgcataaaaacattaattattcattcagtttgaatttatttcataatatgtgTGATGAAATTGCAGAAACAacctttttcaaaaattttgaaGAGTCTTCCTAAGCCCAAGTGGGCTAATCTAAGCTGCTCTTGCTCTGATACAAATGATTCCTGCATCTCGTCTGTACTCATATCACTCTgtagataaaaaattataaacaaaaaaatcaatcacagagataaaaaacctaaataatgtatcttttgtttttaaatactcaCAAAACATCTCTCTGATAtgcatgaaaatattttaaaattatatatttttttattatataatttcatcaaaaatattactaggtgtaataacataaaacaaagaaaataaatcagttaattcaattttattaatagagtACGATAAAGTATTTACCTCATTATCTTCTTGTGTACCTGCCAGTATAAATTCATCATGTTTAGGTTTGTCTAATCTTGGAGATGTTTCACATAAGAATGTCCTAAGATCTGCATCATGGGCAAGCACTGGATGTCTTGCCACTAATGTTAACCAACGCTGTAATGCCGCACGTCGCCGCTGTAAAAACAGTGGACTCCCACCTCCAACAACCACACGTTTAGGAGGCAGGCTACATACTGCActgaaaacattaatataattttaataaaatatattttgcagaAAGAACAGTTTTTATAAGAGGTGAGGCTTGAAGGTGAGAGTGTGTATTTAAAGAAGTAAACATTTGAAGTAAGTTTCTgaaaaattttgatatcaattaAACATGAAAACATCAATCATTTGAAGTATTCGTATTGAAGAATTTTTTTGGCAGTGTCACAGATTTGtgtaatgaattaatatttcatacagtgcCAATGTTGATTagcagtgaccacttaccatcaggtgggccacAATAACCCTACTacctacttttaaaaaaaatcaattgaataAGCATAACTTACCGATAAGGATACTTGGCATATAAGACATCATAGAGTTGCACAAACTCATTGTATCTTCTTGTAACAGTTGTACCATGTCGTCTTGAACTTACATAATACTcgcaatgttttaaaataagtcCTTTACGTTCTGGGACCAGCTCTACTGATATAACATCTGTTGCTTctaattcttcaaatgttacTTCTTCAATGTTATGCGTCATATTAGAAATCTGATAAAAAAAGCATTAccttaaattacattatttataattccaaGTTACTGAATGAAACAGGcaaaaattttgttaaatattagaaCAAATAAATAGGTTTaggtcaatttaaatttaatagtcaAGTTTGATTACAAAATTTTTAGTAGAATTTCAAACAATTACAAGAAAAAGGTAGTTTTATTGTACTAAGAAGAGTTGCTAATAGTTAAGTATTTACTCATTTTTTtagagtaaatatttacaattatattttaattacagatattAGTAAATTTGAACTACCAAAATACTTAGTTTCAATGTTCATTGGTAGAGATATGtaacttaatatacaattttaataaatacatatcaaaCAGGACACAACCGCTGATAGCAGTGAGCcatgtgttttatatttttcgtgCGTGATTTAACCCCTAGGtagttaaaagtatttatttttcttacaacaaaaaataacttacaatatttttattatgtaaaaagattaattgacattaactaaataatttatatgtttatttattacacaattaaGTTTATTAAGTGGGAGTACTTACggtaattacataaatttattttttattaaaatattcgccAAACGTAAATCGTATTCAGTATCGACTTCTAAACTCTCTTCTTGCGATACTTCCCATACGGTACAACTATAAACATTTGacagaatttttttgtttatacactagtaaaacaagttttattgaaaattgtcACAAAAAGTTTAAGCAATTTTCCATTGTGCCAAAAACTTGTTTTTCTTGTTTGGAAAAGTTGCCACGTCCGGAAACCGGAATTGTTATCAAATGATAAACTTTAGACATTGACATTTGCGTtttgttgtctaatatttttaattcgtaaaataaataaatagaaaatagtaaaaacattttatataaaaagtgtgactataaaattattgttgagATAATCCTTACttattattttgcaaatatCCTTTAGTTATAAGTTCTCGTCTGGTAATATAAAAAGCGCCAGTTTCTATAAATTCACCATTCCAGTCCTGTCTTCGAGGTCGCTTTTTGTAGTCAAAGTTCACTGGTTTAGTTTTCGAGTCTATGTAAGTCCACCTTAGCTTGTAACTTCTACAAGAAAAAACACTATTAATTCGTATACATTTATTCCTGGATATAGAAGGTACAGGATTAGTTGGAATGACATGAAACTGGGAATGCGTAAGGGTCAAGGGAAGAGGACGCTGAAGATGAGAGTCATAAATAATAGCTACAAAAGTTTGGCATACATATAAGTAACATACCTGGTAGCTGCAAAGATACAGTCATAGGAAACTGGAAAATTTAGTTTCGCTAGTGATGAGCTAATATGTTTGGAGTTTACAAATGGTGATGTAGCCTGAAGGAGTATTACGATTTTAATTTCTGATCTACTTTCCATAAATTCAGATACTCCCCAAATCGATGGCGCCCAGTCACTTGATGTAACATAGCTTCTCTTCAAAACGCTTACATTATCTAAAAATCATACTTCTTTcagaagtatttatattttaaagggcAATAGTaaactcttttttaattatacaatacttACACTTCAAAGCTTCCAATGCTATCAAAGGATGGTCTGTGGATACAGTTATATCTTGTAAACCAGCTAACTTTGCAGTAAGTATAGTTCGACCGAGCAAACTTATGCCGccgatattttgtatatttttcaaccgaATACCCTTAGAACCTCCACGGGCTAAGATTAAAACCGCTGTATTTTCACACAAGACTGGAGAAAcactacaataataacaattttaagattaagtattaattaactagatacttataaatgttttatttagttgCAATACGTACACCCCAACGAATAGAAGAAATTTTACAAACATGATTCCAGTgctcaataaaattattctgtCCAAACTAAACTTACGTTCGATCAAGGATATTGTTACTAATGGATGATTTCCGTGTTTGGGACATTACGAAAGTTGCTATGTACTTTATGTAATTGTTGATAAggttataaactttattttcttatttttattagactAAGATATTAGTCAGGTATATGCTTTCTTTACTTACTCACTTACTTTAGGTATTAACATTACTGCGTTCgtttaatataatagaatattccTTAAGACGTTTCCTTTAATGGGAAAgttacttaatgttttttttttatattatctttgtgGAATATAAAACTACAGTGTTggttaattataaaagttttacggcgcctaaataattttaaatttatatccttgcattaaatgtttcaaaaacgaacgttttttattataacatcatTGTTGAGGGTAGCCATCTTCTGAAAAGTGATAACTAGATTACTAACTTTTAAATTcgagttttaattttagaagtgagagttttaattttaatgagattattatattattacggtGAGACCAATCTAGTAGTGGCATGTGTTCTGAGTAATTCACGACTTCAGTTACTTGGAAATAACGCAGAATGGTGGGTGAAAGCCAGCTGCTAACATCGAACGCCTATATTAGGTACTCGTCAATTGatatattaacataacataAGTTAAAGGATTTTGATTAGGTAAAAAAGTGAGCATACTTATTGGCCAGCCGTTCTTAGAATCATTATCCACTCAAACGTCCGGGCGACTATAGTCGCCCAAAAATTTTTCCGGTTGAACGTTAGGGCGACTATGGCAGCCCAACAGacttgttaatttttaagtcgtttttctttatgttatcGTTGAAATAGCTTATTTTTTTCGACACTATACGTATCTATGATAAAAAACGTGTACTGTTTCATTCATCAGAAGTCTGTGGCTactcagaaattaaaaaaaaaaaatgtcaaatatcACTCTTGTGTTTTGGTGAAGTGCTTTGGTTGTGCTAGTGTTTATAatgtaagtatttctgtttttactattttaatgtaTGATTATCGTATATCGAATTTATTGTTGAGATTCATACTCAACGAATATTGTCAAATATCCTATGAATAAAGTCTGTTGCGACGATAAATTGACATggaaacaaaatatgttttgttgttCGCTAGATTTAAGCCATATTTTTCTGttgattctaaaaaatattgattaataattacttgTAGACAGTAAACAATTCATAATTACTGCTTAAACACCCTCTCAAggttaaaatgtaacaaaagaagtgagtattttaagttttattgtcCTGTTCCGCAGATTTTAATGGCGGGCGACTACGCCGCCCGTAACGTTTAcgtattttgtcaaaataaGGGTTTGTACAAACGGCAAACGGTACTGTGCGGGATATGGGTTTTCCACGTTGGCTTTTGCTTTTATTTGGTTTTGCGTTTTTAAAATTTGGTGTGGACCTTTtaattagctttttttattaaaaacttttatttgactTTATTGTTTGTTCGGGTTATATCTTGCAACTAAATTTTAAAGCACTTATCCTCATCCTATTGAGTTTAAATTTTGCATACACGCTTATTATGAATGACAATCCATGATTAGTTCTGTGACgagaagaatatataaataaaaaaatatgcagtatcatttttgttgctttgtgtatgtgtgtgtgttggaGTTGGAGTTTTGGAAAATATGTCtaacaaaaaatcttaaaatttatttgctgCTTTGTATTCTGTTTTAACGTGaatgtgaatatttttatttttaagaaatctaacattgaattatacaaattttaggTCTGAGAATATAAATGTTTGTGGTGGCCAAGGCAGTGGCAGCCAAGGCCGTGGGGGACGTGGTGATGTGCTGATTGATCAACTGTAAGTGAACGTTTTTTTAGTAAAAGGGTCCCATATGTGAcaactttttattttgcaacTATTAAAGCGTAAAGTAGTAGTaacagtttataattattttttagatcTATTAGTAACAATGCGGCAAGAGGGGCGCGTCGACGTGGACGTGGGCATGCGCGAGGACAAGGCCGTGGGAGAGGACGAGGTGGACAGGCGTGCGTATCTTTTTCTATGATAGCAATCGAAAAAGTCTGCAGGAAGACATATGTATACAGACATATATTTTacagcttttttaaaaattacttttttcagTGCTATTCAAGAAGACCCGTTACACCAAATCCGGGCGGAGAGGCAACTCACCCAACGCTGCATTAACGCGCTCCCGGCAGAGGCGAAGCGAAAATTTTTAACCCGCAAACGGGAAGCTGAACTGGAGCGCATGCTCCTACCGGATGCACCACCACGCAAACGAGCAACAaagaatgaatatatatatacacacacacacacacacacacatatatatatatatatatatatatatatatatatatatatatatatatatgtgtgtgtgtgtgtgtttgtgtgtaatatcgctatatattaaaactatcagTTTGTCTTTTCAGtaacatattacaatacataattattttacagaaagGCATCTCCAGAACGAATACCCTGCGTCTTCAAAGACCTACCAGGACGTAAGATCATTACCT
This window of the Vanessa cardui chromosome 5, ilVanCard2.1, whole genome shotgun sequence genome carries:
- the LOC124529750 gene encoding uncharacterized protein LOC124529750, with the translated sequence MSKNLGLLRYFIRQKRLHRLYSTELKENEPIKFSTSGAAKKNVQSVFRKNTPDSMPWYQPFSVVGSVAVFLIYFCILREENDMDLEFNKTLYDRIQGLEKEQLLQSYRFNKEHGKSVEDIEKRLKELEEEAKIAI
- the LOC124529749 gene encoding histone H3.3A, with amino-acid sequence MARTKQTARKSTGGKAPRKQLATKAARKSAPSTGGVKKPHRYRPGTVALREIRRYQKSTELLIRKLPFQRLVREIAQDFKTDLRFQSAAIGALQEASEAYLVGLFEDTNLCAIHAKRVTIMPKDIQLARRIRGERA
- the LOC124530125 gene encoding sorting nexin-8-like isoform X1 → MTHNIEEVTFEELEATDVISVELVPERKGLILKHCEYYVSSRRHGTTVTRRYNEFVQLYDVLYAKYPYRAVCSLPPKRVVVGGGSPLFLQRRRAALQRWLTLVARHPVLAHDADLRTFLCETSPRLDKPKHDEFILAGTQEDNESDMSTDEMQESFVSEQEQLRLAHLGLGRLFKIFEKVEGRCDAERTDIRELGAALNALSSPAVADTARWSRMRDAMKAAAELAIEKGESQLEVTEEEAMDGMLLALDAVGAYRQLCSRLTRGLHAERAAAAAAAPQCAAARALRARHRYALRCAVEEARIARVYALSALELLPELLRTLGTAHARVAAVWADLHTALRHPNSKQTARD
- the LOC124530125 gene encoding sorting nexin MVP1-like isoform X2, whose protein sequence is MVQLLQEDTMSLCNSMMSYMPSILIVCSLPPKRVVVGGGSPLFLQRRRAALQRWLTLVARHPVLAHDADLRTFLCETSPRLDKPKHDEFILAGTQEDNESDMSTDEMQESFVSEQEQLRLAHLGLGRLFKIFEKVEGRCDAERTDIRELGAALNALSSPAVADTARWSRMRDAMKAAAELAIEKGESQLEVTEEEAMDGMLLALDAVGAYRQLCSRLTRGLHAERAAAAAAAPQCAAARALRARHRYALRCAVEEARIARVYALSALELLPELLRTLGTAHARVAAVWADLHTALRHPNSKQTARD
- the LOC124529838 gene encoding uncharacterized protein LOC124529838, whose product is MEDSLGSTIEKIKQQEQNKEAKLKEKREIDTFVISLRREIRECYSQAEIYQQMQDTLFKNIATLRTQVILEKIRRESLTTQLHVLNKELEDLRVKSIEGISKVWEQRSSLCEKIHTTTENYDVWALLIKPTCLELSYLNKSFVKQEENNLMLDNEIRLQEAVAKRDMALKERDRLKAEPDNGEEFLRIKNALRYSLEKIDQLTK
- the LOC124529839 gene encoding N-acylneuraminate cytidylyltransferase — protein: MLIPKVSDVSPVLCENTAVLILARGGSKGIRLKNIQNIGGISLLGRTILTAKLAGLQDITVSTDHPLIALEALKYNVSVLKRSYVTSSDWAPSIWGVSEFMESRSEIKIVILLQATSPFVNSKHISSSLAKLNFPVSYDCIFAATRSYKLRWTYIDSKTKPVNFDYKKRPRRQDWNGEFIETGAFYITRRELITKGYLQNNK